In Streptomyces sp. NBC_00433, a single genomic region encodes these proteins:
- a CDS encoding aromatic prenyltransferase translates to MSEAAPATQEGAIKALHSAIEEAAGLLEVDYARDKVRRILDLYGGDLAQGVVAFRVSTGARRAGELDCRFTVPHDTDPYELALKNGLLEETDHPVSRLLADISENCPVDGYGIDFGVVKGFKKIWVVLPRTELQPVAKLAGIASMPPSLGASLDFIARHGLGDTVGLLGIDYVGRTVNIYFGEPPEGGIAPGSVRSMLREIDQAEPSEQALRLGQQAFGVYVTLSWDSPRIERISFAVATTDPGSLPVELDDRIDLFVRHVRASDPETKFVYAVASQPDGEYYKLQSYYRWGSGVPEIMQLPEGVLADPV, encoded by the coding sequence ATGAGTGAGGCGGCCCCGGCCACTCAGGAAGGCGCGATCAAGGCGCTGCACTCGGCCATCGAGGAAGCAGCCGGACTGCTGGAGGTGGACTACGCGCGCGACAAGGTGCGGCGCATCCTCGACCTCTACGGCGGGGACCTCGCCCAGGGCGTGGTCGCCTTCCGGGTGTCGACCGGCGCGCGGCGCGCGGGCGAGCTGGACTGCCGCTTCACGGTGCCGCACGACACCGACCCCTACGAACTCGCGTTGAAGAACGGCCTGTTGGAGGAGACGGACCACCCCGTCTCCCGGCTGCTCGCGGACATCAGCGAGAACTGCCCCGTCGACGGCTACGGCATCGACTTCGGTGTCGTCAAAGGGTTCAAGAAGATCTGGGTGGTGCTGCCCAGGACCGAACTCCAGCCCGTGGCCAAGCTCGCGGGCATCGCCTCGATGCCGCCCAGCCTGGGCGCGAGCCTCGACTTCATCGCCCGGCACGGCCTCGGCGACACCGTCGGCCTGCTCGGCATCGACTACGTCGGCCGTACCGTCAACATCTACTTCGGCGAACCGCCCGAGGGCGGCATCGCCCCCGGGTCCGTGCGCTCGATGCTGCGCGAGATCGACCAGGCCGAGCCCTCCGAGCAGGCGTTGCGGCTCGGGCAGCAGGCCTTCGGCGTCTACGTGACCCTCAGCTGGGACTCCCCGCGGATCGAGCGGATCTCCTTCGCCGTGGCGACGACCGACCCCGGCAGCCTGCCCGTCGAACTCGACGACCGGATCGACCTGTTCGTGCGGCACGTGCGCGCCTCCGACCCGGAGACGAAGTTCGTCTACGCGGTCGCCTCCCAGCCCGACGGCGAATATTACAAGCTCCAGTCCTACTACCGGTGGGGCTCCGGCGTGCCGGAGATCATGCAGCTGCCCGAGGGAGTCCTCGCGGACCCGGTGTAG
- a CDS encoding FAD-dependent monooxygenase, producing MGTVEVPVLIVGGGGAGLSASTFLSDAGVGHLLVERRADTSRLPKAHYVNQRTMEIFRQHGLADDVLELGAGPEQFGKVRWQTTLTGQGPLDGRLIHEMDGFGGGALREAYEAAGPVLPVKLPQLRLEPVLRRHAEQRNPGKVLFGHELVSLTQEEGGESVTAEIRSAETGETTTVVARYVIAADAGRTVGPAVGARMEGMPALFDATTAYFSADLSQWWNEGSLITWFLNPMRPDLSSALIEMGPTWGKNCEEWGIHLPLAGIDRDDEQAVTGRIREVLGLPDLELTLHQVTSWTVEAVLAEHYRHGRVFLAGDAAHRQPPAVGLGLNSGIQDVHNLAWKLASVISGSADDSLLDAYEAERRPVGQFNLGWAMSASANHLVVIDAALGLGPHVPPERRAQMFFGFFAPTPIGAAQRARAAEIFATHRGECQALDVETGFSYEQGAVVPDGSRPPARSPLGDVHRPTTRPGHLLPHAWVERDGQRVSTHDLVGPAAGFVLITGPDGAAWTEAATLAAEKLSVPLTAVRIGEGADYADADGAWEQLRGTDGAGAVLVRPDQHVAWRATGAETDPAGALTEALSLVLGHRAS from the coding sequence TTGGGCACCGTAGAAGTTCCGGTACTGATCGTGGGCGGCGGCGGCGCCGGACTGTCCGCCTCCACCTTCCTGTCCGACGCCGGCGTCGGCCACCTGCTGGTGGAGCGCCGCGCGGACACCTCGCGCCTGCCGAAGGCGCACTACGTCAACCAGCGCACCATGGAGATCTTCCGCCAGCACGGCCTGGCCGACGACGTGCTCGAACTGGGCGCAGGCCCGGAGCAGTTCGGCAAGGTCCGCTGGCAGACCACGCTCACCGGGCAGGGCCCGCTCGACGGGCGGCTCATCCACGAGATGGACGGCTTCGGCGGCGGCGCGCTGCGCGAGGCGTACGAGGCGGCCGGACCCGTGCTCCCGGTCAAGCTGCCCCAGCTGCGCCTGGAGCCGGTGCTGCGCCGGCACGCCGAGCAGCGCAACCCCGGGAAGGTGCTGTTCGGACACGAGCTGGTCTCGCTGACCCAGGAGGAGGGCGGCGAGAGCGTCACCGCCGAGATCCGCTCCGCCGAGACCGGCGAGACCACCACGGTCGTCGCGCGCTACGTCATCGCCGCCGACGCCGGACGCACGGTCGGCCCGGCCGTCGGCGCCCGCATGGAGGGCATGCCCGCCCTCTTCGACGCGACCACGGCCTACTTCTCCGCCGACCTGTCGCAGTGGTGGAACGAGGGCTCCCTCATCACCTGGTTCCTCAACCCGATGCGCCCCGACCTGTCGAGCGCGCTCATCGAGATGGGCCCGACCTGGGGCAAGAACTGCGAGGAGTGGGGCATCCACCTGCCGCTCGCGGGCATCGACCGCGATGACGAGCAGGCGGTCACCGGCCGTATCCGCGAGGTCCTCGGCCTGCCCGACCTGGAGCTGACCCTGCACCAGGTGACCAGCTGGACCGTGGAGGCGGTGCTCGCCGAGCACTACCGCCACGGCCGGGTCTTCCTGGCAGGCGACGCCGCCCACCGGCAGCCGCCCGCCGTCGGCCTCGGCCTGAACTCCGGCATCCAGGACGTGCACAACCTCGCCTGGAAGCTCGCCTCGGTCATCTCCGGCAGCGCCGACGACAGCCTGCTCGACGCCTACGAGGCCGAGCGCCGGCCCGTCGGCCAGTTCAACCTCGGCTGGGCGATGTCCGCCTCGGCCAACCACCTGGTCGTCATCGACGCCGCGCTGGGCCTCGGCCCGCACGTGCCGCCGGAGCGCCGCGCGCAGATGTTCTTCGGCTTCTTCGCGCCCACCCCGATCGGCGCCGCGCAGCGCGCCAGGGCGGCGGAGATCTTCGCCACCCACCGCGGCGAGTGCCAGGCGCTCGACGTGGAGACCGGCTTCTCCTACGAGCAGGGCGCGGTCGTCCCCGACGGCAGCCGCCCGCCGGCCCGCTCGCCGCTGGGCGACGTCCACCGGCCCACCACCCGCCCCGGCCACCTGCTGCCGCACGCGTGGGTCGAGCGGGACGGGCAGCGGGTCTCCACCCACGACCTGGTCGGCCCGGCCGCCGGCTTCGTCCTGATCACCGGCCCTGACGGGGCCGCGTGGACCGAGGCCGCCACGCTGGCGGCGGAGAAGCTCTCCGTCCCGCTGACCGCGGTGCGGATCGGCGAGGGCGCCGACTACGCCGACGCCGACGGCGCCTGGGAGCAGCTGCGCGGGACGGACGGGGCGGGTGCCGTCCTGGTCCGCCCCGACCAGCACGTGGCCTGGCGCGCGACCGGCGCCGAGACCGACCCGGCGGGCGCGCTGACCGAGGCGCTCTCCCTCGTCCTGGGCCACCGGGCCTCGTGA